In the genome of Dermacentor silvarum isolate Dsil-2018 chromosome 1, BIME_Dsil_1.4, whole genome shotgun sequence, one region contains:
- the LOC119454458 gene encoding uncharacterized protein LOC119454458 has translation MRRDNLFLPLEKGGLSPVHLFVRQLVRRLSYLKNVRHAFLLAVNRTRLASHLPFLFVTTNSAQEVPLWGFLKELVDTISILKARFTLEYLFSVDRTSLNIALVNNLFPAPMYRKPYLSLFGQDGLCRVRRMCITPAAKTFFFKLHTSTLPVKTWLHEKGLYVPWNTNCRLCSQPETIEHCFILCRDAFYFGDILQRTIKKEFPLTPYGIRFLPFKKTISNALYDLFMLLGLYSLWRSRMIDRHAEPPRSTRSVFREEAAQVRSVVATFDPVPEWISYLDACVCLPDF, from the coding sequence ATGAGAAGGGAtaatctttttcttccacttgagAAGGGAGGTCTCAGTCCTGTGCATTTGTTTGTGAGACAATTGGTCAGGCGATTATCTTACCTTAAAAATGTCCGTCATGCTTTCCTCCTTGCAGTTAACAGAACACGgcttgcttcacacctcccttttctttttgtcacgaccAACTCTGCTCAAGAAGTGCCGTTATGGGGCTTCCTAAAAGAACTCGTGGATACTATCTCAATTTTAAAAGCCAGATTCacgttagaatatttatttagcgttgatcgaacatcgctaaatatagcacttgtaaataaccttttccctgcacctatgtatcgaaagccatatctgtctctatttggtcaagatggtctttgccgtgttcgtcgaatgtgtataacgccagcagcgaaaacatttttctttaagctgcacacttccaccctgccagttaaaacatggcttcatgagaaaggattatatgtaccgtggaatacaaattgtagactgtgcagccaacctgagacaatagaacattgctttattctttgtcgtgatgcattttattttggggacattttacaaagaactatcaaaaaagaatttcctctaacaccttacggtatccggttccttcctttcaaaaagacaatcagtaatgcactatatgatttgtttatgttattaggactgtattcattatggagaagccgaatgattgacagacatgccgagccaccccgctcgacaaggtctgtctttcgagaagaggctgctcaagtgcggagtgtggttgcaacctttgaccccgttcctgaatggatttcgtatctggacgcttgtgtttgtttacccgatttttga